The Manihot esculenta cultivar AM560-2 chromosome 8, M.esculenta_v8, whole genome shotgun sequence genomic interval ttcaattgattttttttttctttcaattttcctatttgaaatgaaagaattcaattttttttaacttgaaaCATTTTCAATCATATGTGAAAACAAAATCATGCATGATTTTGTAAGAAttcatttaaattctttttttacaAAATCATTTATATCAAACGAAGGGTTGAAGAAGATTACCAGACCCAAGGGGAAAGCATTGACAAGGAGTTAGTACCTTTTACAGGTTTCCTACATTCTGGTCAGCAAGATTAAGCAAAAAGCCAATGCATCACCTGGGTAACATCTCTGTCACTTCCTGATCTCTATCTAACTGAGAAAAGCTCACCGGAGGATATACTAATTTCTTCCCTTTATTCTTTTGGGAAGATGATGTCTCGTTGGTGCTACTTGCCAACCATTGAGAAGTCCAACTCCGGTACACTGTTGGTTCTGTTAGTGCCTTCTCATTAAGGTTAACATTCTTTGAAAGCATCTCTAACACTTGCTTCATGGTGGGTCTTTGTTGTGCAGCTGCTTGAGTACAAAACAGTGCAACCTTAATGAAACGCATCACTTCATCCTCTGGATATTCAAACAATTCTGCATCAACAAGATCCATCAGCCTTTCTTCCTTCCTCAGTTTCCACACCTACAACAACATTCAAATCTAAGTATCTCAATAAGAAAGAAACTAAGGATTCATTTTCTTGATTGATGCATGATGACACCATAACAATAGCAGGGAAAGGATATCTGCAGAAGCGAGTTAAGTTAACCTGTTCTTAATTTCTTGCCTCCAATGGCAATAAAGCATGTCAAGGATATAtagaaatggaaagaaaaagatAATACAAACTGAGTGAAAAGCTTGGCAAGACATTGTTGAATTGCTAAACTATTTTGTAGTGTTAACTATTTTAAAGTTACGTTTGGCAATGCCATAATGCAATCAAAATTTTCCATTAAATCCAATAGAAATTTTGATTACATTACATTGCATTTCGGTTTACCAAACATAGTCTAAGTTCAAAAAGATACCCATTCAACCAGAACCAACAGATCCTCCCCGAATGCTGCCTTACTGCTACTTCTCGCACTAATTATTTCGAGTATGAGAACACCAAAACTATATACATCAGCCTTTTTGGTAAGCTGTCCTAGTAAAGCATACTCTGGGGCCAGATATCCCCTGCAGAAACATAAAGAGATTATCAGTAACAGACAACAACAATGAATAAGTACAGCAGAGGTCATATAATTATGCAGCAAGTAACAATTTCACAAGAAGACTCCATGCAGAATTCATACAATCCGTTGCGAGTTTCCTTCTTTACATAGTAATAGGCTAAGAGTTAACCGTGAAACCCATAGCTAAGTTAACAAGCCAAGAACATTTCAGAGCTTATTTTAGCAAATTTTTTCTTACCAACTTTGGAGACGTTGCAAGTAAGAGGCTActgataataaaagaaaaactaaagAAAGTATGCTTACACAGTTCCAGCCACTTGAGTAGTGACATGAGTGACATTGTCTGGAAAAAGTTTTGCCAGCCCAAAGTCTCCAATTTTTGGCTGCAAGTTACCATCAAGAAGTATATTACTAGCCTTAATATCCCTATGAACAATAGGTGGCTCAACTTCCTCATGAAGAAATGCAATACCAGTTGCTGTACCAAGGCAAATAGCAGCTCTCGTAGACCAGTCCATAGCAATGTGTTTACCTTTTGAACCTGAAGCAATTGTGCTGGCATCAGCATACTTGAAAACCAACAAACAGCCCACACAGTAGATAACCTCATCATTGATGCAAAACCAAGTGCAACATGCTGTTCAGCATCTAAATGTATTAAGAGACTCAAAAAGACCAATGCTACTAGCAATATTCAGAATTTGACAGAACATTTTGTGGCATGATGTTCAGTCATAATGCAAACAAATTAATGTTAGAGAACTCAATTCACAGGATGTTAAATGAATATTTCAAGTCTTGGAACACATTTGGAGATATGTCGTATATGTAACAATTTTCTATACAATACCAAAGAAATGCATCACCATGTACAAAATTGCTACTATGTATTGACAACTCCACTATGGTAAGTTAAAAACAGATGTCTCAATTTGTAGCCCCAACATCTCACATTGAGTATAAGGggaatttttatgtaaatgaacAAAGTTTTGGACTTTTTCTCTAACAGCTttataggtgagttcttgtaGGGCACTTATTAATAACTGTTTAAGAGCCAACTTCAAGCCCGAAGCTTGACACGTGGAGATGCTATTAGAAGGCAGTAAGACACTAATAGGTTTATGGAAAGGCCAGAGAACATGTTGTGAGGCCATATGCTAGACCAAAGGTACTAATGAGCTCATGGCAGGGCCATATTTCAAGCTAGCaccgattaaaaaaaaaaaagcatatgaGAAGTAGCTACAGAACCATGGTGGAAAATGTC includes:
- the LOC110620598 gene encoding putative serine/threonine-protein kinase, with the translated sequence MSFTCFDVLNCFKSNDTQSQQQPEDITTNNVRVFSYNSLRSATGNFHPSSRIGRGGFGVVHRGVLRDGTQVAIKCLSAESKQGKREFMTEINMISNIRHPNLVQLIGCCIEGNNRVLVYEYMENNSLATSLLGSKGKHIAMDWSTRAAICLGTATGIAFLHEEVEPPIVHRDIKASNILLDGNLQPKIGDFGLAKLFPDNVTHVTTQVAGTVGYLAPEYALLGQLTKKADVYSFGVLILEIISARSSSKAAFGEDLLVLVEWVWKLRKEERLMDLVDAELFEYPEDEVMRFIKVALFCTQAAAQQRPTMKQVLEMLSKNVNLNEKALTEPTVYRSWTSQWLASSTNETSSSQKNKGKKLVYPPVSFSQLDRDQEVTEMLPR